A stretch of Lysinibacillus agricola DNA encodes these proteins:
- a CDS encoding HNH endonuclease: MCKELTCRICNETKVIELFRRDAKSKTGHQNICNECRKQHRRENGEYARQRAYAYAVKAGQTTPMVSAAYIETILTEACVYCGCDFTDGNVVATCDHVYPQSSSYGGVNIEANVLPACRSCNSTKHDLFAIEAFDKYPERFKPELLRPFVQRFIGGLIGRKLTDIEVEQMIGHLRDEAAEVRRNEAKQKAVQYAV; the protein is encoded by the coding sequence ATGTGTAAAGAACTTACTTGCCGAATCTGTAACGAGACAAAAGTAATTGAGCTATTCCGCCGTGATGCGAAAAGTAAAACAGGACATCAGAATATCTGTAACGAGTGTAGGAAGCAGCACAGAAGGGAGAATGGTGAATATGCTCGACAGCGTGCTTACGCATATGCCGTTAAAGCCGGACAAACTACACCGATGGTAAGCGCTGCGTATATCGAAACCATTTTGACGGAGGCATGTGTATATTGTGGTTGTGATTTTACTGACGGCAATGTAGTCGCCACTTGTGACCACGTATATCCGCAATCAAGTAGTTATGGTGGAGTTAATATTGAGGCTAATGTCTTGCCTGCGTGTAGGTCTTGTAATAGTACAAAGCATGATTTATTTGCGATAGAAGCATTCGATAAATATCCAGAGCGATTCAAACCGGAACTATTACGTCCGTTCGTACAGCGTTTTATAGGAGGTCTTATTGGTCGGAAACTGACTGACATTGAAGTTGAACAAATGATAGGTCACTTACGCGATGAAGCTGCAGAGGTTCGACGTAATGAGGCGAAACAAAAGGCGGTGCAATACGCTGTCTAA
- a CDS encoding transposase codes for MFGRDAHFSSPLYYFFRIMSTVRNNKSKKINRRAVKSGKVPKQVVRDLAGITIYISNLPEWISARQIVELYRLRWQVELTFKSMEV; via the coding sequence ATTTTTGGACGAGATGCCCATTTTTCCAGCCCGCTGTATTATTTTTTTCGCATAATGAGCACCGTGAGGAACAACAAATCCAAAAAAATTAATCGCCGGGCTGTCAAATCAGGAAAGGTACCAAAACAAGTGGTGCGTGATTTAGCAGGCATTACCATTTATATATCCAATCTGCCCGAGTGGATCTCTGCACGTCAAATCGTTGAATTATATCGCTTGCGTTGGCAAGTCGAATTAACTTTTAAAAGTATGGAAGTCTAA
- a CDS encoding IS3 family transposase (programmed frameshift) translates to MTKQLITPEMKLLALQYVEEELYSIREICEKYAISTYTFKSWRTKFKNRGIEALTPAKKNKFYSKELKERAVADYLTKKYSMYEILSTYEISSWSLFKSWLKTYTSHSELKDSGKGMSQTMTKGRKTTVVERIEIVKACLANAKNFQETAAQYEVSYQQVYQWVRKFEQDGEKALQDQRGRTKPAEERTPEDELRLKIQQMERENERLRAENLLPKKVRGNRKEVSLSKVRIQSLYFAIQELAKHENLSIILLCKIAKVSRAAYYKWLNRQPSARELENQQLMASIQHLYTQLDGIYGYRRIAMTINRQREKENLAKVNKKRIYRLMQICGLEAVIRRRPKKYRKVKPDYVAENVLARMFTAEKPNQKWCTDVTEFKYGNGKKAYLSAIIDLYDKSIVSYVLGHSNNNDLVFETVRPAIRQLSKDEFPLLHSDRGYQYTSKEFKRIMKKANLTHSMSRVGRCIDNGPIEAFWGTLKVEKYYLHKFETFEALKHAIDTYIEFYNNERYQETLNGLSPLEFRTQAA, encoded by the exons ATGACGAAACAATTAATAACACCTGAAATGAAATTGTTAGCTCTTCAATATGTAGAGGAAGAGCTTTATTCTATTCGAGAAATTTGTGAAAAGTACGCTATTTCGACTTACACATTTAAAAGCTGGCGTACTAAATTTAAAAACCGGGGAATTGAAGCATTAACGCCAGCTAAGAAAAATAAGTTTTACTCCAAAGAACTAAAAGAACGAGCAGTAGCAGACTACTTAACAAAAAAGTATTCAATGTACGAAATCCTCTCAACATATGAAATTAGCAGTTGGTCGTTGTTCAAATCATGGTTAAAAACCTATACTAGTCATAGTGAATTAAAAGATTCGGGTAAAGGAATGAGCCAAACTATGACTAAAGGAAGAAAAACAACCGTAGTAGAACGCATTGAAATCGTCAAAGCCTGCCTAGCAAACGCGAAGAATTTTCAAGAGACAGCAGCACAATATGAGGTATCTTATCAACAGGTGTATCAATGGGTACGTAAGTTTGAACAAGATGGGGAAAAGGCCCTTCAAGATCAACGAGGTCGTACAAAACCAGCAGAAGAACGCACACCAGAAGATGAATTACGCTTAAAAATTCAACAGATGGAGCGCGAAAATGAACGATTACGTGCAGAAAATTTACTAC CTAAAAAAGTTAGAGGAAATCGAAAGGAGGTATCGTTAAGTAAAGTTCGCATTCAAAGCCTTTATTTCGCGATCCAAGAGCTAGCGAAGCATGAAAACTTATCGATTATTTTATTATGTAAAATCGCCAAGGTATCCCGTGCAGCTTATTACAAATGGCTCAATCGTCAACCCTCAGCACGGGAATTGGAGAACCAACAGCTAATGGCGTCTATCCAACACTTATATACACAATTAGATGGCATTTATGGCTACCGCCGTATCGCAATGACTATTAACCGCCAACGTGAAAAAGAAAACTTAGCGAAAGTGAATAAGAAGCGTATTTATCGTCTAATGCAAATTTGTGGTTTAGAGGCGGTGATTCGCCGTCGTCCGAAAAAGTACCGAAAGGTGAAACCGGATTACGTAGCAGAAAACGTGTTAGCACGTATGTTTACAGCCGAAAAGCCGAATCAGAAATGGTGTACAGATGTGACAGAGTTCAAGTATGGTAACGGTAAGAAGGCTTATTTAAGTGCGATTATCGATCTTTATGATAAGTCCATTGTGAGTTACGTATTAGGTCATTCAAACAATAATGACCTTGTTTTTGAGACGGTAAGACCAGCTATTCGTCAACTGTCAAAAGATGAGTTTCCGCTTTTACATAGTGATCGTGGGTATCAATATACATCTAAAGAATTTAAGCGAATTATGAAGAAGGCAAACCTAACACATAGTATGTCGAGAGTCGGCCGTTGCATCGATAATGGGCCAATTGAAGCGTTTTGGGGGACACTGAAAGTAGAAAAGTATTATTTACATAAGTTTGAGACGTTTGAGGCATTAAAACACGCCATTGATACGTACATCGAATTCTATAACAACGAACGTTATCAAGAAACATTAAACGGCTTGAGTCCTTTAGAATTCAGGACTCAAGCCGCTTAA
- a CDS encoding phage tail protein, with protein sequence MLGKATDKAIALYDLFVKWRKPIAHAATAIATFVAALAVVGTISALANPISLIAAGIAAAAVGLKALYDNSQSFRGAIDGIVGKVKELWSAFKTGGTGGLISTLFPPDIATKVNAVVDGIKTKISTLMTAFKEGGFRGVLETLISPEAIDAIVSRFSTLKEQFMMVFSSIVGYVVPVLQSFWAMAQPILGALWNAMKMVADVAMLAWNNILAPAITFVMTGFQMMWAVVGPVLELMGSVIGATFEVLRLVWDTIIGPFIAFLSGAFTQAFGMATEIVKALTPVFETLGGWISKAAGYLKDFANILGKIKVPDWIGSIGSNAVSWAKNLLPGGGGKGGKKSHYSGLDSVPYDGYSARLHKGERVLTARENKEYSEGKGGNGTGGVIISGNSFTVREEADIEKIAYKLAKLIERQATQVG encoded by the coding sequence ATGCTCGGCAAAGCAACCGATAAAGCAATTGCCTTGTATGATTTATTCGTAAAATGGCGAAAGCCAATCGCACATGCTGCAACCGCAATCGCAACGTTTGTAGCTGCATTAGCTGTGGTAGGGACAATATCGGCATTGGCTAATCCAATCTCGCTAATCGCCGCTGGTATAGCCGCAGCAGCAGTCGGACTTAAAGCACTCTACGACAATAGCCAAAGTTTCCGAGGAGCTATCGACGGCATTGTTGGTAAAGTAAAAGAGTTGTGGTCCGCATTTAAGACGGGCGGTACAGGTGGCTTAATCAGCACACTATTCCCGCCGGATATAGCAACAAAGGTGAATGCGGTAGTAGACGGTATCAAAACGAAAATCTCGACGTTAATGACAGCATTTAAAGAGGGCGGATTTAGAGGCGTTCTTGAAACGCTCATATCTCCAGAAGCAATTGACGCTATTGTATCGCGATTCTCTACGTTGAAAGAGCAGTTTATGATGGTGTTCTCAAGCATCGTTGGCTACGTAGTGCCAGTACTTCAATCGTTTTGGGCTATGGCTCAGCCGATACTTGGCGCTTTGTGGAACGCCATGAAAATGGTAGCAGATGTTGCAATGTTAGCGTGGAATAACATTCTTGCGCCAGCGATTACGTTTGTTATGACCGGGTTCCAGATGATGTGGGCGGTTGTTGGTCCAGTATTAGAGCTTATGGGCTCAGTAATCGGAGCAACTTTCGAAGTTTTACGATTAGTATGGGATACGATCATCGGTCCATTTATAGCATTCCTATCCGGAGCATTCACGCAAGCTTTCGGCATGGCTACGGAAATAGTAAAAGCATTAACTCCTGTATTTGAAACACTTGGCGGATGGATTAGTAAGGCAGCTGGTTATTTGAAAGATTTCGCTAACATTCTCGGTAAAATTAAGGTGCCAGATTGGATCGGAAGTATCGGCTCAAACGCTGTTAGTTGGGCTAAGAACCTATTACCTGGCGGCGGAGGTAAAGGCGGTAAGAAATCTCACTACAGCGGACTAGATTCCGTTCCATACGATGGCTACTCAGCGCGTCTCCATAAAGGAGAACGCGTTTTAACTGCGCGAGAAAACAAGGAATATTCGGAAGGCAAAGGCGGGAACGGTACTGGCGGAGTAATCATTTCCGGCAATTCGTTCACAGTCCGCGAAGAAGCAGACATCGAAAAGATTGCGTATAAACTAGCGAAATTAATCGAAAGGCAGGCGACGCAGGTTGGCTAA
- a CDS encoding IS1182 family transposase, whose amino-acid sequence MISNQETLHLSPYMAIYDIVVPKDNMLRQINELVDFSFILEELKTKYCLDNGRNAIPPIRMFKYLLLKAIYDVSDVDLVERSKYDMSFKYFLDMAPEDPVIDPSSLTKFRRLRLQDVSLLDMLIGKTVEIALEKKIINSQTIIVDATHTKARYNQKSPKEFLQEKSKNVRKAVYKINESMKNKFPAKTTSNEVKDELAYCKEIISVIEKEPQIAQIPAVKEKLNVLKEVVEDFQEHLNYSSDADARKGHKTAESSFFGYKTHIALSDERIITAAVITTGEKSDGKYLQELIEKSTQAGMKINTVIGDTAYSEKGNIEYTKEEKIALVAKLNPILTQGPRKEEDKFEFNKDAGMFICKAGHLATKKARTGKKGTSKSQSQTYYFDIEKCKVCPMREGCYKEGAKSKTYSVTIKSDTHAEQEAFQNTEAFKQLAANRYKVEAKNSELKNGHGYDTASTAGLFGMEIQGATTIFAVNLKRILKLLNENE is encoded by the coding sequence ATAATTTCAAATCAAGAAACCCTTCATTTAAGTCCATACATGGCGATCTACGATATTGTTGTGCCAAAAGATAATATGCTTCGCCAAATCAATGAACTTGTTGATTTTTCATTCATTTTAGAAGAGTTAAAAACAAAATATTGTTTAGACAATGGACGTAATGCTATTCCTCCAATTCGCATGTTTAAGTACTTATTATTAAAAGCGATTTATGATGTATCAGACGTCGACCTAGTAGAACGCTCAAAGTATGATATGTCATTCAAATATTTCTTGGATATGGCGCCAGAAGATCCGGTCATTGATCCAAGTTCGCTTACAAAATTCCGTCGGCTTCGTCTCCAAGACGTAAGCTTATTAGACATGCTCATTGGGAAAACAGTTGAGATCGCATTGGAGAAAAAAATCATCAACAGTCAAACGATTATTGTGGATGCCACACATACAAAAGCACGTTACAACCAAAAATCACCGAAAGAATTTTTACAAGAGAAATCAAAAAACGTTCGAAAAGCTGTCTATAAAATAAACGAATCGATGAAAAATAAATTCCCCGCAAAGACCACTTCTAACGAAGTAAAGGATGAATTAGCTTACTGTAAGGAAATCATTTCAGTCATTGAAAAGGAACCACAAATTGCACAAATACCAGCTGTCAAAGAAAAACTGAATGTCTTAAAAGAAGTCGTAGAAGATTTCCAAGAACATCTAAATTACTCTTCTGATGCGGATGCGCGAAAAGGGCATAAGACGGCGGAATCTTCTTTCTTCGGGTACAAGACACATATCGCACTGAGTGATGAACGTATTATTACAGCGGCTGTCATTACAACAGGTGAAAAAAGCGATGGGAAATATCTTCAAGAATTAATTGAAAAAAGCACACAAGCAGGTATGAAAATTAATACAGTTATTGGAGACACAGCTTACTCTGAAAAGGGAAATATCGAATATACAAAAGAAGAGAAAATCGCACTTGTGGCAAAGTTGAATCCTATTCTTACACAAGGACCACGAAAAGAAGAAGACAAGTTTGAGTTTAATAAAGATGCTGGAATGTTTATTTGTAAAGCCGGTCATCTCGCGACAAAAAAAGCACGTACAGGTAAAAAAGGAACGAGTAAGAGTCAAAGTCAGACATATTATTTTGATATTGAAAAATGCAAAGTATGTCCAATGAGAGAGGGCTGTTATAAAGAAGGAGCAAAAAGTAAAACATATTCTGTCACAATTAAGTCGGATACACATGCCGAACAAGAGGCATTTCAAAATACGGAAGCATTTAAGCAATTAGCCGCAAATCGCTACAAAGTAGAAGCGAAGAATAGTGAATTAAAAAACGGACACGGGTACGATACGGCATCGACTGCGGGTCTATTTGGCATGGAAATTCAAGGTGCTACAACGATATTCGCCGTCAATTTGAAACGGATATTAAAGCTACTAAACGAAAATGAATAA
- a CDS encoding phBC6A51 family helix-turn-helix protein yields the protein MYDRLIVGQRNVKPYLVSDKDIARLREKFNGKEKKVRAVVLLAQNSGYIKMEEVAFLCKITRMTLYRWRMQDKTFQKECDRLLDKAFKHTRNEYNRITRRRVFSLAELCGGWYGYRNLEDIIYDLPLL from the coding sequence ATGTACGATCGATTAATCGTAGGGCAGCGCAATGTTAAGCCGTATCTAGTAAGTGATAAAGACATCGCCAGGTTACGAGAAAAATTTAACGGAAAAGAAAAGAAGGTACGGGCGGTTGTCCTTCTAGCGCAGAATAGCGGTTATATAAAGATGGAAGAAGTGGCGTTCCTATGTAAAATTACGCGCATGACATTATATCGCTGGCGTATGCAGGATAAGACGTTTCAAAAGGAGTGCGATAGGTTGCTCGATAAGGCGTTTAAACATACGAGAAATGAGTACAATAGAATAACGCGACGTCGTGTGTTTTCATTAGCGGAATTATGCGGAGGATGGTACGGGTATCGTAACTTGGAGGATATAATCTACGATTTACCGCTATTATAA
- a CDS encoding recombinase family protein: MVTITSKGGNTMTTYGYVRVSTVEQNEARQLATMKELGVERKNVFVDKASGKDTNRPQYQELRSIIQSGDLIYMDDLDRLGRSYDDVIDEWKYITRKVGADIVITSNAELFDSRRFKSMGDIGKLLEDQFLSMLAYVAEQERKKNKRRQREGIEIAKAKGKFKGRKTKLVEGGEEEVRRNAIIKDYQDGVSIADIRKTYKVGTGTIYRLLEREGIKR, encoded by the coding sequence ATGGTAACAATAACGAGTAAAGGCGGTAATACGATGACAACTTACGGTTATGTACGAGTATCAACAGTTGAGCAGAACGAGGCTCGTCAGCTTGCGACAATGAAGGAGCTAGGCGTTGAGCGTAAGAATGTATTCGTCGATAAAGCGTCTGGTAAGGATACGAACCGTCCGCAATATCAAGAGTTACGCAGCATTATACAAAGTGGTGACTTAATCTATATGGACGACTTAGATCGACTAGGACGCTCATATGACGATGTAATTGACGAGTGGAAGTATATCACGCGGAAGGTAGGCGCGGACATCGTTATAACGTCCAATGCAGAGCTATTCGATAGTAGACGGTTTAAGTCTATGGGTGACATCGGTAAGCTATTAGAGGATCAATTCCTATCAATGTTAGCGTATGTTGCGGAGCAAGAACGTAAGAAGAATAAGCGTCGTCAACGTGAAGGAATTGAAATCGCTAAAGCCAAAGGGAAGTTTAAAGGACGTAAAACGAAGTTAGTTGAAGGCGGAGAAGAAGAAGTCAGACGCAACGCAATCATTAAAGATTATCAAGACGGCGTTTCAATCGCTGACATTCGTAAGACTTACAAAGTTGGAACAGGAACGATTTATCGATTGCTTGAACGTGAAGGAATAAAACGATAA